The Nostoc cf. commune SO-36 genomic sequence TAACCGGACTTTTGGCGAAAAACCAATAAAAGCCTGCGATCGCAATTACTAGCAGTGCGATCGCCCCAGCGATAATAAAACCGATAAATGAACGTTGCCTATTCACATTAAACCTATTAAAAAAGACGGTTTACAGCCATTTAAGCAGAAAGCCTAGAGAGGCAGGCCAGTAGAAGTAGTTGACAAAGAAGTATAACTATGATGTTGCAATAATTGAATTTGTCAGTGCTATCTGAGCCAAAACATGAAGATTATTTAACATTCGGTCGCCTGAACATGCAATTAAAGCTGCACGAAACCGAACCAGTGTACCCTTACCAAAAGGCGCTTGCTCCTTATCGAGACAATCTAAAACTAATTGCCATCGTCTGTCCATTACCATTGCTTCTATCGCTTCATCATCGCTTGCTCCTGTGTAGGCTTGTAGTATGATGACCAGTGCTATCTGTGCGGGTGGTACTGGGCATAAGCCAACGCTACTGTCTTTAAATACTTTTGCCAGTTCAAGTTGAAATTATACGTCAAATAGCTCATGACGTATTTGCCTCAAAAACAAGAACAGCTTCGCTTTCCGAATGCGTTGAGCTACTTTTTCTTCGCTTACCGACAGTTCGATGGGAGGATTCCAAACGGAGGGACGCATCGCTATGCACTCCTGGTATTGCGTTTATCTATAAATCAGCCTCTTCAAAAACTGTACCTTTTGTCAACTACTTCTACTGGACTGTCTCTCTAGCAATTATCTACGCCAACAAAGGGAATGTGGATGAAGCGATCGCTCTCTACAAGAAGTCTTTGGAAATAGAAGAAAGCATTGGTAATGTCCAAGGCAAAGCGACGACGTTGCACCAACTGGGAATGATCTACGCTAACAAAGGTGAAGTAGATCAAGCGATCGCACTTTACAATCAGTCTTTGGAAATAACTCAACGCATTGGTGATGTCCGAACTCAAGCAATGCCTCTGCGGAGGTTAGGAGATTTGGCAGAACAACAGGGTGAATACACTAAAGCGATATCCTATTTGCAACCAGCTTTAGAGATTTTGCAGCGATTGAAGTCACCGGATGCTGAAAGTGTGAGTGCAAGTCTTGATAGGGTAATGCGTAATTCGTAATTCGTAATTCGTAATTACAAGACGGAAAAATTTTTTGTCTCACGCAAAGGCGCAAAGAAGAACGCGAGAGTGTTTTCTTAATAAATGAAAATTGCTGTAATGAGTCTTTGATACTCGTGAATGAGTCTTTAATACTCGTGAATGAGTCTTTGATACTCGTGAATGAGTCTTTGATACTCGTGAATGAGTCTTTGATACTCGTGAATGAGTCTTTGATACTCGTGAATGAGTTTTTGATACTCGTGAATGAGTCTTTGAACTCCGTTAATGAACCTCGGAGCTTCGTTAATGAACCTCGGAGCTTCATTCGTGAACCTCGGAGCTTCATTCGTGAACCTCGGAGCTTCATTCGTGAACCTCAGAGCTTCGTTGTGGACTTTATTAATGTAGCAGAATGTTTTTAGAGGATGTTTTAAAAGTGTTCGGCTGTAATTTTAGGCACTTCTAGATCCCCCCTAACCACCCTTAAAAAGGGTGGAACAGGAATCAATCAAAGTCCCCCTTTTTAAGGGGGATTTAGGGGGATCTAAAACGTTTTGCTACCGAGCAGAGGACTTTTAAAACATCCTCTTAGATTAAATCAGGATTTACACCAAGCGATGTCTAACAACAAGGCGCTCTGCGTCTACGCAATTATGCTTTATTTCATTAAGGAATTTTGATAGCAATTCAAGTGAGAGAATCAGAATCTATGCCGAGCGATGTCTACGACGGGCTACGCCTACGCACTTTTCAATCAGTCTTTCCTTCTGTCTTCTTCACGGTTGCAAGTCTTTGTCTACCCATCGGCTCAGAAAAAAACTGCGAGATTGAACACCCAAGATACTATAATTTAGTTGCCAATGAAGACATAATGTTTCATATTCGCTGTTTTCGTGGGATGTGGCAAACCCTAGTTAGATTCTGATTTATCTTTGAACATGGCTGTTTCCGAAAATAGAGAAGCGTTCATTCCCTACACTCGCAGTGATATTATCAAGCTTTGCCTGCAAGACGGTCAGCTAGATGAAGCTGATGCCAAAAAATTTCAAGATTTTTGCCAAATCCTCATTGCATACTATCACTTTCGCTTCCACAAAACTTTAGAAGTTATCAAAGATAACTACATACCCTTTAACCCTAATGCAGATATTCAACCAATAACTCCGCCAACATTCGAGCAATATGATGATATGGAGTTGAAAGTAGTTGAAGCCTTTCAAGATATTGTTGAAAGGGCTAATTATATTCTTTTACCTGAATCGATTCTTAAGCGATCGCTAGCAACCAAATCTCTAATTGAATTGAAAACTCAAGTCAATTTTGAGGATTTTGACCGCTTTATCTGTTATTACCGGGGTGATAGTTATAAAAATATTTCAGTAAAAAAGTTCTTCTTTTGGCAAGAACAAAAGACAATTGATACTTTTGAACGGATTGTTTTATTAGTCAAGTTCAAAGAAGCGGCTTACTTTCTTGGGAAGAAAAACAAAATCCAAGAATTAAAATTTATTCCCGGTAAAATGTATGTTTACTTCTATAAAAATATTCCTAAACTAGATGTTGACTTAATCTTTCCCAATGTAAAAACAAGTATGACCTGGAAAGATCGCCTACTATTTGGAATTCCGGCGATTGGAGCGGCAATTCCTTTGATATTAAGAACATTGCCGAACTTATTATTGCTGTTGGCTGCAATTTTAATAGTACTAAATGTACCATTTTTGGTTGAATCTCTAGATGTAGAGTTGGATAAAGTCAGAAATTTTATGCCTGTTCTGGTGGCAACTTTATCATTAGCGATCGCTTTGGGTGGATTTGCCTTTAAGCAATACACTAATTACAAAAATAAAAAAATCCAATTTCAAAAACTTGTTACTGATACGCTCTTCTTCAAAAGTTTAGCGAACAACACTAGTGTTTTTCAAATGTTTATTGAATTGGCAGAAGAAGAAGAATCTAAGGAAGTTATTTTGGCATACTATCATTTACTTACCAGTCCCACACCATTAAGCCCTCAACAATTAGATTCTCGTATCGAAACTTGGATGGAGAATAAACTAGGCACAAAGATTAACTTTGATATTCAAGGGCCTCTGAGCAATCTAGAAGATATTCGTGGCCAAGTAGTGCAAAATAGCGAAACAACAGACAATGTACCAGAAATTCCTTTACTAACCTACGATAGCCACGGAGCATGTCACATTCTCCCTTTGGATGATGCTAAAGCAGTGATTGATTATGTTTGGGATAATGCTTTTCGTTATAACGGGATAATCTTGTAGACTTGTAAGCGATCGCCATCATGTAATTTTTGAAGAAGAATTCAGAAGTCAGAATTCAGGAGTCAGAATGAAGACGCGACTCGACGGTTCAGTTAAGAAAAATTGTAGGTTGGGTTAAGCAAAGCGCAACCCAACAAAGCCCCGGAAATGTTGGGTTTCGTTCCTCAACCCAATTTACACAGTTTAAGGTTTTTAGCCCTAACTGAACCGTATTGTATTTTATTCGATAAGTATTATTAAATAATTTGTAACCTTCTAAACTTTAATAGCAATTCAGCATCTCCTATTTTATTTGTAAACATTAAAACGCAAAAGAACCCCGACTTATGAAATAAATCAGGGATCTTTTAGTAATTTGATATTAGTTTTCTACTTGTTTGAGTTTTTGAAAAATTTCATCAAGTGGTGACTCAGATTCATCAGGACAAAATTCTAAAGCAAGTCTCACTTTTCCTTTTTTCCATCCCAAAGTACTAAATTGTAAAACTTCACAATTTAACCCTTGGGTATACAAATTTGCTTCATCTGTCTCTTCTGCTCCAATATATTCCTTAATTGCGGTAATCAAATCACGGACTTTAAAAGTTTTAGCAATATTTAACTTATTAAAAGTGTCTGGTTCTATAGACACAACTTCATCGTGATTTAGTCTCTCGAATCCATCTTCCATAAAAATCTCCTGTCAATAAATATATATTTTCAGAGATATAACACTTCATCCGAAATAAAATGATAATTTAGTCATTGGTCATTGGTCATTAGAGACTTCCAAGAAATAAATTATCCAATCTTGTGGGGTGGGCATCTTGCCCGCCTTTGTTTACTGGGCGGGTGAGACGCCCACCCCACAATAAATAGTTGGATATTTTTTTATTTGGAAGTCCCTTAGTCCTTGGTTATTATCGTAATAATTTGTGTATTGCACAAAGGGGCGAAGAAAAACTCTTCACCCCTCTGCATTTCAACTTAAATTAGTGAGGTTCTTAGAAAAACCAACCGTAAGAATGTAAACCTTTACCCAAAAGATTTACACCGAGATAGCAAACCCAAACGACAAGCAAACCGGTGGAAGCTAAAATTGCAGGACTGCGCCCTTGCCAACCGTGAGTAATTCTGGCGTGAAGGTAGGCGGCGAATACTAACCAGGTGATTAATGCCCAAGTTTCTTTGGGATCCCAACTCCAGTAGGAACCCCAAGCTTCGTTAGCCCAAACCCCACCGGCAATGATGCCAATTGTCAGCAGGGGAAATCCTAATCCAATGATGCGATAGCTGATGTTATCGAGTGTTTCGGCAAGGCTAAGGCGCTGGGGTGAAAGAGGTTCAGCAGATGCAACGGCTTGAGATTCAGGGGTAGTTACTAAATTCAAAACGGCAGTGTTACCGTTACCGTTGCCGTTGCTAGTAGTTTCAAAACGGGCAAAGCCATTATTTTCGACAGCAGGCGCTGGTGGTTGAGAAATTAGTTCAGATGCTTTGTGCAAGCGATAGCCGTTGCTGCGATAGCCGCCAGTACCAACAGAACTACCTTGTAATTGAATATTTTGACCGCGAGTGACAATTAAGAAAGCGATCGCTAATAATGAACCCACCATCAAAGCAGAATAACTCAACATCATCACGCTGACATGCATCATCAGCCAATTTGACTTCAAGGCAGGTACTAGGGGTTCTGACGCTTGCATTTGCGATGGTAGTGTCATAGTAGCAAAAGCAGTTATCGCCATTGCCACAGGAGCGGTCGCAACTCCCACTAAACGGCTACGGCTACTATTTTCAGCAATTAGATGGACGGCGGTAATTCCCCAAGTTAAGAAAAACAGAGATTCATAGAGATTACTTAAGGGAAAGTAACCAGCTTCGATCCATCGTGCCCCTAATAGAGTAGCAATGCACAAATTTGCGATCGCCATCCCAGATGTCCCCAAAGCAGCTAAATAAGGTAGATTCGGAAAAGCTGCGCCTCCCCAATACACCAGCATTGTCAGGAATAATATGGCAAAGGAGGCATTGTCCAGCCAGTTCTGGAGTACAACTAGATTCATAAAGTGTTCTCTCCGTGGATAATTTAAAATATGGATTCTGACTGTTCTGATCCTATATGTTTAGAGGATTATGGCACAGGACGAATGGAAAATAGGGATTGGAGACTAGCGAAAATAAGTATTTGGTTCATATCCCAACCAATCTTAAAAAAATTTCTTCCCTTGTAACCATTACCCAGTCCCCTATTTAACAGAGTCGCTCTTATTGCTTTCTGGACTAGGCAAAGCAGTCGCGTTAGTAACTTTTTTGAGTGCGATAAAAATGTCGTAGCGGTTACTACGACTATCGCTGACAGCAGATGTCATCCCAATTGAGCGTGTTGCATCTAACAAAATTCGTTGATTGGGAATTAGGGTTGGTAAAGGGAAATTTTTCACAGTTCGTTCCACATCCAGAAAAAATTGACCATTTGTCGGATTTGGTTCTGTAGGAACTGTTTGTTGAAAGGGAATCGTGCTAGCTAATGCATTGTTCGGTTTAGGAACAATTTTATCCGTGATTGGAGCGCCCACTACTAAAAAGGCGACATCTCCATCTAACCAACCGTGGGTAGCAGTTAACGTACCGTAAGGTGAAACCCAGTTTACAACAGGTCGATCTGCGACTTTCCCCGGTTGAACTTGGAACTGGTATTGATTTCTCATCACGTCATCTAGCTGTTTTAAGGATGCTTCAGCTGATTGGCGTAAACTTTGCCCGTTGTAGGCATTGCTTGCCTGTACCATGAACACTAGACCTGCACGGAAATCATCTGATGAACCTGCTTTTGGAGTATTAGGAATCAATGATAAGGAAAATTCGCCTTTCATCCAACTGAGCAAATCCTTATCTAAATCGAGATTAATCAGAGATTTTACACCGCCTCGTAGCTGTTCTGGTGCGATCGGCGACAAAGGATTTCGCTGAGATGTTAAAACATAGTCTCCCCACAACCTCTGTAAGTTACCCCCCGAAAGCATCATCAAGGTTTCCTCTGGTACGCGGCTTTGCATTTTCCCAGCTTTGTTTTCCACCGCCAGCACTCTTTGACTATTAGGGTTTAGCCAAGAAACGCCCTTGAAGCGGATTCCTTCTGACTCTAAAGTCATTGTCCCCGCTAAACCTTGGTTATTTTGCAGTTGAGCCAATACTTGAGCAGGTAAAGGGCGGTTTGGAGAAGCGGCGG encodes the following:
- the ccsB gene encoding c-type cytochrome biogenesis protein CcsB translates to MNLVVLQNWLDNASFAILFLTMLVYWGGAAFPNLPYLAALGTSGMAIANLCIATLLGARWIEAGYFPLSNLYESLFFLTWGITAVHLIAENSSRSRLVGVATAPVAMAITAFATMTLPSQMQASEPLVPALKSNWLMMHVSVMMLSYSALMVGSLLAIAFLIVTRGQNIQLQGSSVGTGGYRSNGYRLHKASELISQPPAPAVENNGFARFETTSNGNGNGNTAVLNLVTTPESQAVASAEPLSPQRLSLAETLDNISYRIIGLGFPLLTIGIIAGGVWANEAWGSYWSWDPKETWALITWLVFAAYLHARITHGWQGRSPAILASTGLLVVWVCYLGVNLLGKGLHSYGWFF
- a CDS encoding tetratricopeptide repeat protein gives rise to the protein MAFIYKSASSKTVPFVNYFYWTVSLAIIYANKGNVDEAIALYKKSLEIEESIGNVQGKATTLHQLGMIYANKGEVDQAIALYNQSLEITQRIGDVRTQAMPLRRLGDLAEQQGEYTKAISYLQPALEILQRLKSPDAESVSASLDRVMRNS
- a CDS encoding KGK domain-containing protein; translation: MEDGFERLNHDEVVSIEPDTFNKLNIAKTFKVRDLITAIKEYIGAEETDEANLYTQGLNCEVLQFSTLGWKKGKVRLALEFCPDESESPLDEIFQKLKQVEN
- a CDS encoding TMEM143 family protein; translated protein: MAVSENREAFIPYTRSDIIKLCLQDGQLDEADAKKFQDFCQILIAYYHFRFHKTLEVIKDNYIPFNPNADIQPITPPTFEQYDDMELKVVEAFQDIVERANYILLPESILKRSLATKSLIELKTQVNFEDFDRFICYYRGDSYKNISVKKFFFWQEQKTIDTFERIVLLVKFKEAAYFLGKKNKIQELKFIPGKMYVYFYKNIPKLDVDLIFPNVKTSMTWKDRLLFGIPAIGAAIPLILRTLPNLLLLLAAILIVLNVPFLVESLDVELDKVRNFMPVLVATLSLAIALGGFAFKQYTNYKNKKIQFQKLVTDTLFFKSLANNTSVFQMFIELAEEEESKEVILAYYHLLTSPTPLSPQQLDSRIETWMENKLGTKINFDIQGPLSNLEDIRGQVVQNSETTDNVPEIPLLTYDSHGACHILPLDDAKAVIDYVWDNAFRYNGIIL
- a CDS encoding DUF3352 domain-containing protein: MAPPLVSVPMKKNKKSSLVLTLSAAGLLIVGGSVGYWLLAQRQISASDLLVGANIIPGDALFAVSLTTDPQQWQKLRQFGTRETQTELDKNLVQLRDRFLTNNGYDFQKDIAPWVGNDIAIAILAPPIENKSVPKPVTTNEDAASDQQSMVMVLPVKNPEIAKNILAQPKTLKQGKWIDRSYQGIAIKQSEGQPGEIFSAALLDGRFLVITDSAKATERAIDAYKNKTSLATSGGFAENFPKIANYQPFAQFYVNVPIAAKIAAASPNRPLPAQVLAQLQNNQGLAGTMTLESEGIRFKGVSWLNPNSQRVLAVENKAGKMQSRVPEETLMMLSGGNLQRLWGDYVLTSQRNPLSPIAPEQLRGGVKSLINLDLDKDLLSWMKGEFSLSLIPNTPKAGSSDDFRAGLVFMVQASNAYNGQSLRQSAEASLKQLDDVMRNQYQFQVQPGKVADRPVVNWVSPYGTLTATHGWLDGDVAFLVVGAPITDKIVPKPNNALASTIPFQQTVPTEPNPTNGQFFLDVERTVKNFPLPTLIPNQRILLDATRSIGMTSAVSDSRSNRYDIFIALKKVTNATALPSPESNKSDSVK